A stretch of DNA from Candidatus Aminicenantes bacterium:
AAAAGAAGCGGGCCGGGAAGCGGCCCAGCCGCTCAGGGCGGAGAACCGGCTGACCAAATATTGGGCGCTGAAGGTCCAGGCGTATTTTCGGCGCAGCACGACCCGGAATCCGGCCGAGGCCAGCAGGGCGTCCAGACTGGCGTGCGAGAAATAGGCCAGGTGGCCGGGCCGCAGGTGCCACCAGCGCCGGCCGGCCAGCCGGGCGGCGAGGCTGTGGATGTCCGGGGTCACCAGACAGAGCACGCCTCCCGGCGCCAGGATCGAAGCCGCCTTGGCCACGGCCGCTCTCGGAGTCGGCGTGTGTTCGATGAAATCGACCATGGTCACGGCCCGGAAGCTTTGCGGCGGAACAGCGGCCTCCTCGAAGGACCCTTGCCGCAAGGGAATTCCATAGTGTTCCGCGGCCCAGCGGGCGGCCCAGGCGCTGGCGTCGATGCCGTCGACCTGCCAGCCGTCCCGGCGGGCCAGGTTGAGCAGGATGCCGGTCGCCGCCCCGACGTCGAAAAGCTTGCCCTTGCCGGGAGCGAGGCTT
This window harbors:
- a CDS encoding class I SAM-dependent methyltransferase, whose product is MSEAKFERILRCPACDGTRLRPARRGTLDRAALNAEAIKITDREYGKVWDLAACLDCGHLFADPSPRPEFIFSLYQEVEDPLYDAESEGRSQNFRPILGRLASLAPGKGKLFDVGAATGILLNLARRDGWQVDGIDASAWAARWAAEHYGIPLRQGSFEEAAVPPQSFRAVTMVDFIEHTPTPRAAVAKAASILAPGGVLCLVTPDIHSLAARLAGRRWWHLRPGHLAYFSHASLDALLASAGFRVVLRRKYAWTFSAQYLVSRFSALSGWAASRPASFLKRIPIKLALGDSFEIYAVKDKTI